One window of Manihot esculenta cultivar AM560-2 chromosome 17, M.esculenta_v8, whole genome shotgun sequence genomic DNA carries:
- the LOC110605705 gene encoding nuclear pore complex protein NUP98B produces the protein MIPTEMVSSSPTSSALSVPVLDSSSNLALTSSSTPAISESTSASDIGSSSSPEFGTSSAPMSDASSDSTFTFCILPPLSVCPTSAFGSPSPLAFDGSSASGFGASSAPMVGSSSTSAFTSSSTDPEFGESSALGFDISSVPILGTTPVSCQSISASASGASTSNAPASATSSTPTITSSSVPAFSTSASPFGASSSLSDPEFISSSTSALCQTTSTSAFGASSAPTFISSLNPAVSQANSTSAFEAPASGGSIASGFGSFTDIASLSTPSNTLPFGFSFATPICFDGSSVSASTLGSSNISGLASFGSGKQGSPFAGYRYDQAAGGITYGVSTSNPTSFGATSTIHSCPLPASFSSSPLLCSLPSGSSSAQDHTQATPSTIPFVNTTSSPTGILPVLNVPNIQLFPLPQLVAPTFQLTNAVAGQGISFVHGITPQSYTLGMPIAPAFGQLVFTSLPLQYPGHVTGSGQSIGLLALLQPICAFSVDNSAQSPPSGVGSGTPTGTNGSS, from the exons ATGATTCCCACCGAAATGGTTAGTTCAAGTCCAACATCAAGTGCATTGAGTGTTCCAGTTCTTGATTCATCAAGCAATCTAGCACTTACTAGTAGCTCAACTCCAGCTATCTCCGAGTCTACTTCTGCATCTGACATCGGGTCCTCAAGTTCTCCAGAATTTGGCACATCAAGTGCTCCAATGTCTGATGCTTCAAGTGATTCCACATTTACCTTTTGCATACTTCCTCCTCTCTCTGTGTGTCCTACATCTGCTTTCGGGTCCCCAAGTCCTCTAGCATTTGATGGATCAAGTGCTTCAGGGTTTGGTGCATCAAGTGCTCCAATGGTTGGTTCATCAAGCACTTCCGCATTTACTTCAAGCTCAACTGATCCGGAATTTGGTGAATCAAGTGCTCTAGGTTTTGATATATCAAGTGTTCCAATTTTAGGCACAACTCCTGTCTCTTGTCAGTCTATTTCGGCATCTGCTTCTGGAGCTTCAACTTCAAATGCTCCAGCGTCAGCTACCTCAAGCACTCCAACAATTACTAGCAGCTCAGTTCCTGCCTTCAGTACTTCTGCATCTCCTTTTGGTGCCTCAAGTTCATTAAGTGATCCAGAATTTATTTCTAGCTCAACTTCTGCCCTGTGCCAAACTACTTCTACGTCTGCCTTTGGAGCATCAAGCGCTCCAACATTTATTAGTAGCTTGAACCCTGCCGTCTCTCAGGCTAATTCTACATCAGCTTTTGAGGCTCCAGCATCTGGTGGTTCAATTGCGTCAGGGTTTGGGAGCTTCACTGATATTGCATCTTTATCTACTCCTTCAAATACCCTTCCTTTTGGCTTTTCATTTGCCACTCCAATATGCTTCGATGGTTCTAGTGTATCTGCTTCTACATTGGGTAGCTCCAACATATCTGGACTTGCTTCATTTGGTTCTGGAAAGCAAGGTTCCCCGTTTG CTGGCTATAGATATGATCAAGCTGCCGGCGGTATTACATATGGTGTTTCCACCAGCAACCCTACAAGCTTTGGAGCAACATCTACAATTCACTCTTGTCCATTGCCAgcatctttttcttcttctcctctgcTCTGTTCATTACCTTCTGGTTCATCATCTGCCCAGGATCACACACAGGCAACTCCATCAACTATTCCATTTGTAAACACAACATCATCTCCTACTGGCATACTACCTGTCCTGAATGTACCAAATATCCAATTATTCCCATTACCTCAACTTGTAGCACCCACTTTCCAGCTGACAAATGCAGTTGCAGGACAGGGTATTTCATTTGTGCATGGTATTACGCCACAGTCTTACACATTGGGCATGCCTATTGCACCTGCGTTTGGGCAACTGGTGTTTACAAGCCTGCCGCTGCAGTATCCAGGTCATGTAACCGGATCTGGACAAAGCATC GGTCTCCTGGCTCTTCTTCAGCCTATATGTGCGTTTTCTGTTGACAACAGTGCACAGTCACCACCATCAG GTGTTGGTTCTGGGACACCGACGGGGACAAATGGGAGCAGTTGA